In one Paenibacillus sp. JQZ6Y-1 genomic region, the following are encoded:
- a CDS encoding GNAT family N-acetyltransferase translates to MSVAPIEVHIVPATAEHQEFLWEMLYLSLHAEPGQEPFTRDIVRQPALSKYVEDWGRLDDAGFVALAQEDQSAELKPVGAVTSRFFTNANKSYGYVADDIPELSLAIVPDYRGANIGTALMFALLDELRQRECSGVSLSVSPGNPALRLYERFGFREVGMEGTSLTMLLRWDI, encoded by the coding sequence ATGTCAGTAGCTCCAATTGAAGTACATATTGTTCCAGCAACAGCGGAACATCAAGAGTTTTTATGGGAAATGCTGTATCTATCACTACATGCTGAGCCGGGGCAAGAGCCATTTACACGCGATATTGTGCGGCAGCCCGCATTATCTAAGTATGTAGAGGATTGGGGAAGATTGGACGACGCTGGATTTGTTGCGCTGGCTCAGGAAGATCAAAGTGCCGAGTTGAAGCCAGTTGGAGCGGTAACTTCACGTTTTTTTACAAATGCCAATAAAAGCTACGGATATGTTGCCGATGATATTCCCGAATTGTCACTTGCGATTGTGCCGGATTATCGTGGAGCAAATATCGGAACAGCGCTGATGTTTGCGCTGTTGGATGAGTTGCGGCAGCGTGAATGTTCGGGCGTATCGCTCAGTGTGAGTCCGGGGAATCCAGCGCTGCGATTGTACGAACGATTTGGATTCCGTGAAGTTGGTATGGAAGGCACATCACTGACGATGTTGTTACGATGGGACATATAA
- a CDS encoding bifunctional 2-keto-4-hydroxyglutarate aldolase/2-keto-3-deoxy-6-phosphogluconate aldolase encodes MWRKLDNLKKIADTGIVLIIRLDSEEEALAVADAAVKGGIKALEITMSVPNALGIIRTLSNKYKHDDVLIGAGTILDAETARAALLAGAELLVSPQLNPDMIRVANRYQAVTISGAYTPTEIVETLEAGADIVKLFPAETLGPQYVKAVTAPLSQAPIAPTGGVTPQNVHEWLQAGCIGVGVGSYITKAAQTDGDYTKVTTAAQEFLAAVAAAR; translated from the coding sequence ATGTGGAGAAAGCTAGATAATCTGAAAAAAATCGCTGATACAGGCATTGTGCTGATCATTCGATTAGACAGTGAGGAAGAAGCGCTCGCAGTTGCCGACGCCGCTGTCAAAGGCGGTATTAAGGCACTCGAAATTACGATGAGCGTACCGAATGCACTCGGTATTATTCGTACACTGTCGAACAAATACAAACACGACGATGTACTGATCGGCGCTGGTACGATTCTAGATGCTGAAACAGCACGTGCAGCACTGCTTGCTGGTGCCGAGCTGCTAGTCAGCCCGCAGCTCAACCCAGATATGATTCGCGTTGCCAATCGTTATCAGGCAGTGACGATCAGCGGTGCGTATACACCAACTGAGATTGTAGAAACATTGGAAGCAGGCGCTGACATTGTGAAGCTGTTCCCAGCAGAGACGCTTGGACCGCAGTATGTCAAAGCGGTAACTGCACCTCTTTCACAAGCCCCTATTGCTCCAACCGGTGGCGTGACGCCACAAAATGTGCATGAATGGCTGCAAGCAGGCTGCATCGGTGTCGGTGTGGGCAGCTATATTACCAAAGCAGCGCAAACAGACGGCGATTATACAAAAGTCACTACTGCTGCACAGGAATTTCTAGCTGCTGTCGCGGCGGCGCGCTAA
- a CDS encoding MFS transporter: MATPSTPPLNSSPQAPVHTKPKLRWGIVLLLLLGAVINYLDRSNLSVANTTIAQEFGLSSTQMGLLLSAFLWPYAIANLPAGWLVDRFGPRKMFAWASGLWSIATLISAFVNSYSLLYAMRMLLGVSESPFFTSALKSNERWFAKKERGLPTSIINTGSQIANAIAPPLLTALLLTMSWRGMFIVVGIAGLILMLIWLKVYRDPTFAEQKLIRAADEESTEPNEIVTNAPSEPAASEPSSASWSSLFKHKSTWFMIIGNFGIMFTIWVYLTWLPSYLEKEQGFTLKETGWIASIPFIAGIIGVLVGGIISDYFIRKGVNPITSRKVPIVGGAILAAASVAPIPFIDNTVLSIVLLTVGYFASQLPSGVIWTLAADIAPGEQVASLGAIQNFGGFLGAALAPIVTGFILDTTGSFNNVFLLGAGLLLLGAISYGLFLKKPIQREGTAA; the protein is encoded by the coding sequence ATGGCTACCCCCTCTACTCCACCGCTAAATTCATCACCACAAGCACCGGTGCATACCAAACCAAAATTACGCTGGGGCATTGTATTGCTGCTCTTGCTAGGAGCAGTCATCAATTATCTGGACCGCTCTAATTTGAGTGTTGCCAATACGACGATTGCTCAAGAATTTGGATTATCCTCTACTCAGATGGGACTGCTATTGTCCGCATTTTTATGGCCGTATGCGATTGCCAATCTGCCTGCAGGTTGGCTGGTCGATCGCTTTGGTCCTCGTAAAATGTTTGCATGGGCGTCTGGATTATGGTCGATTGCCACATTGATCAGCGCATTTGTAAATTCATATTCCTTGTTGTATGCCATGAGAATGCTGCTTGGCGTATCAGAATCGCCCTTTTTCACCTCGGCATTAAAATCCAATGAACGCTGGTTTGCCAAAAAAGAACGGGGATTACCAACCTCTATTATCAATACCGGATCACAAATCGCCAATGCAATCGCTCCTCCCTTATTGACCGCTTTGTTGTTGACGATGAGCTGGCGTGGAATGTTTATCGTTGTCGGTATCGCTGGACTCATACTCATGCTGATTTGGCTGAAAGTGTATCGTGACCCTACCTTTGCCGAGCAAAAGCTGATCCGTGCAGCTGACGAAGAATCAACAGAACCTAATGAGATTGTTACAAACGCTCCATCCGAGCCAGCAGCATCTGAGCCGTCTTCAGCCAGTTGGTCTTCACTATTCAAGCATAAAAGCACTTGGTTCATGATTATCGGGAATTTTGGTATCATGTTCACCATTTGGGTGTATCTGACGTGGCTGCCAAGCTATCTGGAAAAGGAGCAGGGCTTCACACTCAAAGAAACCGGCTGGATCGCTTCCATTCCATTTATCGCTGGTATTATTGGTGTTCTTGTCGGCGGTATCATTTCCGACTATTTTATTCGCAAAGGTGTGAATCCGATTACATCGCGTAAAGTACCGATTGTCGGTGGTGCGATTCTAGCAGCGGCTTCCGTTGCACCGATTCCATTTATCGATAATACTGTGCTGAGTATCGTCTTGCTGACGGTTGGCTATTTTGCTTCTCAACTGCCATCCGGCGTCATCTGGACACTGGCAGCAGATATTGCACCGGGCGAACAGGTTGCTTCACTAGGCGCCATTCAGAACTTTGGCGGCTTCCTCGGTGCAGCACTAGCGCCAATTGTGACAGGCTTTATCCTCGATACGACAGGTAGCTTTAACAATGTATTTCTACTGGGAGCCGGTTTACTGCTGCTTGGTGCGATTTCGTACGGCTTGTTCCTGAAAAAACCAATTCAACGTGAAGGAACGGCTGCTTAA
- the phnE gene encoding phosphonate ABC transporter, permease protein PhnE — protein MSTGTTSTSIAPVAPPKYKRYATWGLFIALLIVCSIQTDVTPYQLIRGLPQMGILLAEMVPPDWSYFPKIWEPMVETLQIALVGTMLGGLVAIPFALLCAYNVTPNRSVAIPVRLILNLVRTVPDLLFAAIFVAVFGIGPFAGMLAILFFSFGLIAKLTFEAIESIDPGPLEAMTAVGANRIQLIVFGVIPQAMPYYMSYLLYAFEVNVRAASVLGLVGAGGIGLLLDRSLGLFRYDRAAMIILLTLVIVLVIDYASTVVRRKLL, from the coding sequence ATGAGTACAGGAACAACCAGTACCTCTATTGCCCCTGTTGCACCACCCAAGTATAAACGATACGCGACTTGGGGATTATTCATTGCCCTGCTGATCGTTTGCTCCATTCAGACGGACGTGACACCGTATCAATTGATTCGTGGGCTGCCGCAAATGGGCATTTTACTAGCAGAAATGGTTCCGCCAGATTGGAGCTATTTCCCGAAAATTTGGGAGCCGATGGTCGAAACGCTACAAATCGCCTTGGTCGGCACTATGCTCGGTGGGCTGGTGGCGATTCCGTTTGCCCTACTATGTGCGTATAATGTGACACCTAATCGGTCGGTAGCGATCCCGGTACGCTTAATTCTCAATCTGGTTCGTACCGTACCGGATCTACTGTTTGCAGCGATCTTTGTTGCTGTATTCGGGATTGGTCCGTTTGCCGGGATGCTGGCGATTTTATTCTTTTCGTTCGGGCTGATTGCGAAGCTGACCTTTGAAGCGATTGAGTCGATCGATCCCGGTCCGCTGGAAGCGATGACAGCGGTTGGTGCCAACCGGATACAACTGATCGTATTCGGTGTGATTCCGCAGGCGATGCCATATTACATGTCGTATTTACTGTATGCGTTTGAAGTGAATGTGCGTGCCGCATCCGTACTCGGTCTGGTCGGAGCGGGTGGAATCGGCTTGCTGCTTGACCGCTCACTCGGTCTGTTTCGGTATGATCGCGCGGCGATGATTATTTTACTGACACTGGTTATTGTGCTTGTGATTGATTATGCCAGTACAGTGGTACGGAGGAAATTGCTATGA
- a CDS encoding ribonuclease: MSRKTLSSILFVIVAVIAVLFGANEWNGQSSTPSNEATSSATTSPSASSGTSSTASTSPSSTDSQTTKNCTIINTFDGVANYLRQHDGQLPCNYVTKKQAEQLGWESSKGNLATVAPGKSIGGDTFSNREGLLPKASGRKWHEADINYTSGFRGADRILYSTDGLIYKTTDHYESFQSIK, translated from the coding sequence ATGTCCAGAAAAACGTTATCCAGTATTCTTTTCGTTATTGTTGCAGTTATAGCGGTACTATTTGGTGCCAATGAATGGAACGGGCAATCCAGTACACCTAGCAACGAAGCGACATCAAGTGCAACGACGTCCCCTTCCGCTTCCAGTGGTACATCTTCGACAGCTTCAACGTCTCCCTCATCTACTGATTCGCAAACGACCAAGAACTGCACCATTATCAATACGTTTGACGGGGTGGCAAATTATTTGCGTCAGCATGACGGTCAGCTACCATGCAATTATGTGACCAAAAAGCAGGCAGAGCAGTTGGGCTGGGAATCGTCCAAAGGCAATCTGGCAACCGTAGCGCCGGGGAAAAGCATCGGTGGCGATACGTTCAGCAACCGCGAAGGATTGTTGCCGAAAGCATCCGGTCGTAAATGGCATGAGGCTGATATTAATTACACATCCGGTTTCCGTGGCGCGGATCGTATTCTCTATTCAACCGATGGGCTGATTTACAAAACGACCGATCATTATGAGTCATTTCAATCGATAAAATAG
- the phnC gene encoding phosphonate ABC transporter ATP-binding protein — MIEFQNVSKVYPNGTRGLNNINLTINEGELVVIVGLSGAGKSTLLRSINRLHDISEGNIVINGQSITKASGSGLRRIRRGIGMIFQNFNLVKRSTVLRNVLSGRVGHHSTLRTVLGLFPAEDTELAMDALERVNIRDKAYSRADQLSGGQQQRVSIARALAQQPQIILADEPVASLDPLTTRQVMDDLQRINRELKITTIINLHFIDLAREYATRIIGLRAGEVVFDGTPEEATDDVFSHIYGRAIHRDEVLGDHPPGDDIVSVIPSKPGAAAGGLQ; from the coding sequence ATGATTGAATTTCAAAACGTCTCCAAAGTGTACCCGAATGGTACGCGTGGTCTGAACAATATTAATCTTACGATCAATGAGGGCGAGCTGGTCGTGATCGTCGGTCTATCCGGTGCAGGTAAGTCAACGCTGCTGCGGTCCATCAATCGACTGCATGATATTAGCGAGGGCAATATTGTGATCAACGGGCAATCCATCACCAAGGCATCCGGTTCCGGTTTGCGCCGAATTCGACGCGGCATCGGCATGATTTTCCAAAATTTCAATCTGGTCAAGCGTTCCACCGTGCTGCGTAATGTATTGTCTGGGCGGGTTGGTCACCACTCTACTCTGCGTACGGTACTGGGTCTATTTCCAGCAGAGGATACCGAGCTGGCAATGGATGCGCTAGAGCGTGTCAATATCCGTGATAAAGCTTATAGTCGTGCCGATCAGCTATCCGGTGGTCAACAGCAGCGTGTATCTATCGCTCGTGCGCTGGCACAACAGCCGCAAATCATTCTTGCTGACGAACCAGTCGCTTCCCTTGATCCACTGACCACGCGACAGGTAATGGATGATTTGCAGCGCATCAATCGCGAGTTGAAGATTACAACGATTATCAATCTGCATTTTATTGATCTGGCGCGTGAATATGCAACTCGGATTATTGGGCTGCGTGCAGGCGAGGTCGTATTTGACGGCACACCGGAGGAAGCGACTGATGATGTATTTTCCCATATTTATGGACGGGCGATTCACCGGGATGAGGTGCTGGGCGATCATCCACCGGGCGATGATATTGTATCCGTTATTCCGAGCAAACCGGGTGCAGCGGCAGGTGGCTTGCAATGA
- a CDS encoding phosphate/phosphite/phosphonate ABC transporter substrate-binding protein: protein MFKKVAALGMTLALAAGLTACGGNSSTSANSNAAGSTSYVPTELKVQFVPSQNAETLEAKAKPLEKLLGDKLGIPVSVSVSPDYNTIVEAMASKQVDVGFLPPNAYVLAHDNRKAADLLLQAQRYGVNDETGQPTTDKVNFYKSMILVKKDSPIQSLADLKGKKVGWQDVTSSAGYVFPAAELKKAGVDPDTDVQGVTIKGHDAAVMALLNGQVDAVAVFQDARNTVKKDVPDVFEQTRVLHFTAPIPNDTISVRSDMDQTWRDKISQAFIDIGNDPEGQKVIEEIYTHVGYEKGDDKNFDPVREYAKEVGQAQ from the coding sequence TTGTTCAAAAAAGTAGCAGCACTCGGCATGACTCTGGCTCTGGCAGCCGGATTAACCGCATGCGGAGGCAACAGTTCCACATCCGCAAATTCTAACGCTGCCGGCAGTACATCGTATGTGCCGACAGAATTGAAAGTACAGTTCGTCCCGTCTCAAAATGCTGAAACACTGGAAGCCAAAGCCAAGCCGCTGGAAAAATTGCTCGGTGACAAACTGGGAATTCCAGTTAGCGTATCGGTATCGCCGGATTACAACACTATTGTGGAAGCGATGGCTTCCAAACAGGTCGATGTTGGCTTCCTGCCACCTAACGCTTATGTACTCGCACACGATAATCGCAAAGCTGCTGATTTGTTGCTGCAAGCACAGCGTTACGGCGTCAACGATGAAACAGGTCAACCGACCACGGATAAAGTCAACTTTTACAAATCGATGATTCTGGTGAAAAAAGATTCGCCGATTCAATCCCTCGCCGATCTGAAAGGCAAAAAAGTCGGCTGGCAGGATGTAACCTCCTCCGCTGGTTATGTATTCCCAGCTGCTGAGTTGAAAAAAGCGGGTGTTGACCCAGATACAGATGTACAAGGCGTGACGATCAAAGGTCATGACGCTGCGGTTATGGCATTATTGAACGGTCAAGTTGATGCGGTTGCCGTATTCCAAGATGCGCGCAACACCGTGAAAAAAGACGTACCGGACGTATTTGAGCAAACCCGCGTGCTGCACTTCACCGCTCCGATCCCGAACGATACGATCAGCGTACGTTCCGATATGGATCAAACTTGGAGAGACAAGATCAGCCAAGCCTTTATCGATATCGGTAATGATCCAGAAGGACAAAAAGTCATCGAAGAAATCTACACCCACGTTGGTTATGAAAAAGGCGATGACAAAAACTTCGATCCGGTTCGTGAATATGCCAAAGAAGTCGGTCAAGCACAGTAA
- a CDS encoding tetratricopeptide repeat protein, whose amino-acid sequence MNVTLEQSIQDAAELRSSGQVEQAKVELEQLLKQYPQQPDVLYQLAWTCDNLGLEREAVPYYEQALAHGLKGEDRPDAMLGLGSTYRTLGRYEDSQHLLQQAIAQYPERRELQVFYAMTLYNLGQSAEAIGVLLEQLAATSSDAGIAQYGKALRFYADKLDQVWE is encoded by the coding sequence ATGAACGTGACTTTGGAGCAATCTATCCAAGATGCTGCCGAGCTGCGCAGCAGTGGGCAGGTAGAACAGGCAAAGGTAGAGCTAGAGCAGTTATTGAAGCAATATCCGCAGCAGCCAGACGTGTTGTATCAGTTGGCATGGACATGCGATAACCTAGGGCTAGAGCGTGAAGCGGTGCCTTATTATGAGCAGGCGCTAGCGCATGGACTGAAGGGCGAGGATCGCCCAGATGCGATGCTCGGATTGGGCAGCACATATCGTACATTGGGACGATATGAGGATTCGCAGCACTTATTGCAGCAGGCGATTGCGCAGTATCCAGAACGTCGAGAATTGCAGGTTTTTTATGCAATGACGTTGTACAATCTGGGTCAATCGGCAGAAGCGATAGGTGTGTTGCTAGAGCAATTGGCAGCGACATCTTCGGATGCAGGCATTGCGCAATATGGCAAAGCGCTGCGCTTCTATGCGGACAAGCTAGATCAGGTTTGGGAGTAA
- a CDS encoding class I SAM-dependent methyltransferase: MKQNLYDNPEFFEYYTKLRDSGITYNEFVEQPAFRSLLPSLEGKRVLDLGCGAGQLAVYLLEQGAAHITGTDISTSMLGRAPKHEQIEYIQAPMEELDFPGNAFDIIVSSLALHYIEQYEDLMRKIAYWLKDGGKLVFSTEHPIVTAKLDKDGWIENEQGDRLYYAVDNYSQQGIRHSHWVVDGVITYHRTMATLINGVIQSGLRLDAVLEPEPIPEGLEKMPQLIHELRKPSFVVIAASKEP, translated from the coding sequence ATGAAACAGAATTTGTACGATAATCCAGAGTTTTTCGAGTATTACACCAAGCTACGTGATTCAGGTATTACATATAATGAATTTGTAGAGCAGCCAGCATTTCGCTCATTGCTGCCATCGTTGGAAGGGAAACGCGTACTGGATCTGGGGTGTGGTGCTGGGCAATTGGCGGTTTATCTGTTGGAACAGGGTGCCGCCCATATTACAGGAACCGATATTTCCACCAGCATGCTGGGACGTGCGCCCAAGCATGAACAGATTGAGTACATTCAGGCGCCGATGGAAGAATTGGATTTCCCGGGAAATGCTTTTGATATTATCGTCAGCTCGTTGGCATTGCATTATATTGAACAATATGAAGATTTGATGCGGAAGATTGCCTATTGGTTGAAGGATGGCGGCAAGCTGGTATTTTCCACCGAGCATCCAATCGTGACTGCCAAGCTGGACAAGGACGGCTGGATCGAGAATGAACAGGGAGACCGCCTGTATTATGCGGTAGACAATTATAGCCAGCAGGGGATTCGACATTCGCATTGGGTCGTGGATGGAGTGATTACATATCATCGGACGATGGCGACATTGATCAACGGAGTTATTCAGAGTGGATTGCGATTGGATGCAGTATTGGAGCCAGAGCCGATTCCAGAAGGATTGGAGAAAATGCCACAGCTCATCCATGAGCTGCGCAAGCCATCCTTTGTAGTGATTGCGGCGAGTAAAGAGCCTTAA
- a CDS encoding IclR family transcriptional regulator — MEKFRVNKSAERVVDLLVLLSKSDSPLTLNEICKELGLPKSSAFELVQTLVYKGFMELDDARLKTYRLGLGIFETGMAYVSNLGVPHLARPVLQELNRQTGSTVFLGIEDKGKVVYLDKAESYSVMRPTAKLGSRRYIHTTGLGKSLLAAMSDNRVTHLLGDGDLPARTAFSKTTLPDLLQDLHAIRERGYSIDDREDNLEMYCIASAIYDQWNQPVAAISVASMYSGMNEEREQMIVKLVQEAALKLSNQLGYRGERLYTNLAD; from the coding sequence ATGGAAAAATTTCGCGTGAACAAATCGGCTGAGCGGGTCGTTGATCTGCTTGTGCTGCTATCGAAAAGCGACTCGCCCCTGACGTTGAATGAAATCTGCAAAGAATTGGGCTTGCCTAAAAGCAGTGCTTTTGAGCTGGTTCAGACTTTGGTCTATAAAGGTTTCATGGAGTTGGATGATGCGCGCCTGAAAACGTATCGTCTGGGGCTGGGTATCTTTGAAACAGGAATGGCATATGTATCGAATCTGGGTGTGCCTCATTTAGCAAGACCCGTGCTGCAAGAGCTGAATCGGCAAACAGGCAGCACTGTGTTCCTCGGTATTGAGGATAAAGGCAAAGTCGTTTATCTGGACAAAGCCGAAAGTTATTCGGTCATGCGTCCAACTGCCAAGCTCGGCTCGCGGCGTTATATTCACACGACTGGTCTAGGCAAATCGCTGCTAGCGGCGATGTCAGATAATCGCGTCACCCATTTGCTGGGCGATGGTGATCTGCCTGCACGCACTGCCTTTTCCAAAACAACCTTGCCCGATCTACTACAGGATTTGCATGCGATTCGTGAACGTGGCTATTCCATTGATGACCGTGAGGATAATCTGGAAATGTACTGCATTGCTTCTGCCATTTATGATCAATGGAATCAACCAGTGGCTGCCATTAGCGTTGCCAGCATGTACTCCGGCATGAATGAAGAACGTGAGCAAATGATTGTGAAGCTGGTCCAAGAAGCCGCACTCAAGCTGTCCAATCAGCTAGGGTATCGCGGAGAACGGCTATACACCAATCTTGCCGATTAA
- the phnE gene encoding phosphonate ABC transporter, permease protein PhnE, translated as MNSLSVRPLWHRLRPWVWIAVLVAVYIWAFNGLNFEGFQSTAKTVSLSILDGFMHPDWDYVYDPAGEDLLRGLLDTLIISILGTFISAFLCIPFAFWAAANMSKLRAISGGGKVVLSVIRVFPEMIVAILFIKAVGPGSFAGVLALGVHSVGMLAKLYAESIESIDTGPSEALTAAGASKLQILWFAVLPQVIPQFFSYALYRFEINMRSATTLGLVGAGGIGTPLLFALQMRNWNRVGVILLGIIILVILTDLISGWIRKRIV; from the coding sequence ATGAATTCATTGTCTGTTCGTCCACTCTGGCATCGTTTGCGTCCTTGGGTATGGATTGCCGTTCTCGTAGCCGTCTATATCTGGGCATTTAACGGTTTGAACTTTGAAGGCTTTCAGTCTACGGCGAAGACCGTATCGCTGTCGATTTTGGATGGCTTTATGCACCCTGATTGGGATTATGTATATGATCCGGCTGGGGAAGATCTGCTGCGTGGATTACTGGATACGCTGATCATTTCCATTCTAGGTACATTTATCTCTGCCTTTCTCTGTATTCCGTTCGCCTTTTGGGCGGCGGCGAATATGAGCAAGCTGCGCGCCATTTCCGGTGGCGGCAAGGTCGTATTGAGCGTAATCCGCGTATTCCCGGAAATGATCGTTGCCATTTTGTTTATCAAAGCGGTTGGTCCCGGCTCCTTTGCCGGTGTATTGGCACTCGGCGTTCACTCGGTTGGTATGCTTGCCAAACTGTACGCTGAATCCATTGAAAGTATCGATACCGGTCCATCGGAAGCACTCACCGCTGCTGGTGCTAGTAAGCTGCAAATTTTGTGGTTTGCCGTACTGCCGCAAGTGATCCCGCAGTTCTTCTCGTATGCGTTGTATCGGTTCGAGATCAATATGCGTTCTGCCACCACACTCGGTTTGGTTGGAGCAGGCGGGATTGGTACGCCACTGCTATTCGCCCTACAAATGCGTAACTGGAATCGGGTTGGCGTGATTTTACTTGGGATTATTATTTTGGTTATTTTGACCGATTTGATCTCTGGTTGGATTCGTAAGCGGATTGTGTAA
- a CDS encoding AAA family ATPase, with translation MKSTVIFLIGSAGSGKSTIGKYIARTYGCVYLDKDIVCNTFSGALLEANGYSAHDRDGCDYYRDVVMPLEYRALLDIANDHVQLGQSVILDAPFLGYFADREYVKELVKHYGWDSADMRTLVLRVKVDFDVLRKRMQERNLERDQWKFDHWDEFVKGIRQKVCLWDGVEMIEFDNSAEELDNIRLQEQLHLSYTPCNEDRGKLDGLTL, from the coding sequence ATGAAATCTACAGTGATCTTTTTGATCGGCTCTGCCGGATCGGGAAAATCGACGATTGGCAAATATATTGCACGTACGTACGGTTGTGTGTATCTGGACAAAGATATTGTATGTAATACATTCAGTGGAGCATTGTTGGAGGCGAACGGTTATTCTGCCCATGATCGGGATGGCTGCGATTATTATCGAGATGTTGTAATGCCACTTGAATATCGTGCGTTGCTCGATATTGCGAACGATCATGTACAGCTGGGGCAATCGGTGATCTTGGATGCGCCATTTCTTGGTTATTTTGCAGATCGAGAGTATGTAAAAGAGCTTGTGAAGCATTATGGATGGGATTCGGCTGACATGCGTACACTGGTACTGCGGGTAAAGGTGGATTTTGACGTATTACGTAAGCGTATGCAAGAACGCAATCTGGAGCGAGATCAGTGGAAATTTGATCATTGGGATGAGTTTGTGAAGGGGATCCGGCAGAAGGTTTGTTTATGGGATGGGGTGGAGATGATTGAGTTCGATAATAGTGCGGAGGAGTTGGACAACATTCGTTTGCAGGAGCAACTCCATCTATCCTATACCCCATGTAATGAAGATAGAGGCAAGCTAGATGGATTGACCCTATGA